One genomic segment of Methanothermococcus okinawensis IH1 includes these proteins:
- a CDS encoding TIGR01212 family radical SAM protein (This family includes YhcC from E. coli K-12, an uncharacterized radical SAM protein.), giving the protein MAIKPKTKYEKDAKIDINKINTNIKSIDCNKISSKNNNIVKPIDKNIIDSIYLKGFTIAQYGLYLKKAKPYKTFKIPVDAGFSCPNKDGTLDTKGCIFCPKMGRPISVKYCNVKYTLKEQIEKQIEKQKNKGIEKFYIYFYPGTNTHGTPERLKELWDFALSYPDVIGLSIGTRPDCLEDEKLDILEDYVNEGYEIWIDLGIQSMHQRTLDFLNRRHNVSDTIKAINNCKKRNIFVCGHVILGLPNETWDDMIKTAQILSDLEIDALKIYPLVVIQNTELEELYWRGEYKTLDEKQYVKLVCDFLEHLSPYVLIQRLSKDKTPDEIKVSPEWNLHRLKILNEVSNELKRRNTKQGVYYKYKY; this is encoded by the coding sequence ATGGCAATAAAACCTAAAACCAAGTATGAAAAGGATGCTAAAATTGATATTAATAAAATTAATACTAATATAAAAAGTATAGATTGCAATAAGATATCTTCTAAAAATAATAATATTGTTAAACCTATCGATAAAAATATTATTGATAGTATCTATTTGAAGGGATTTACCATAGCACAGTATGGATTATATTTAAAAAAGGCAAAACCCTATAAAACCTTTAAAATACCTGTTGATGCAGGATTTTCATGTCCAAATAAGGATGGCACTCTCGATACAAAGGGCTGTATATTCTGCCCAAAGATGGGAAGGCCTATAAGCGTTAAATATTGTAATGTGAAATATACATTAAAGGAACAGATAGAAAAACAGATAGAAAAACAGAAAAACAAAGGCATTGAGAAATTTTATATATATTTTTATCCTGGAACTAATACCCATGGCACTCCTGAAAGATTAAAGGAGCTCTGGGATTTTGCATTGTCTTATCCCGATGTAATTGGGTTATCCATAGGAACTCGACCTGATTGTCTTGAAGATGAAAAATTAGATATTTTGGAGGATTATGTAAATGAAGGTTATGAGATATGGATTGATTTGGGAATCCAATCCATGCATCAGAGAACCTTGGATTTTCTGAACAGAAGACATAATGTATCCGATACTATTAAGGCAATAAATAATTGCAAAAAGAGAAATATTTTTGTATGTGGTCATGTGATTTTAGGACTTCCAAATGAAACATGGGACGATATGATAAAAACTGCACAAATATTATCCGACTTGGAAATTGATGCACTGAAAATATACCCCTTAGTTGTAATTCAAAATACTGAATTGGAGGAGCTCTATTGGAGAGGAGAGTATAAAACCCTTGATGAAAAACAATATGTAAAACTTGTATGTGATTTTTTAGAACATTTATCCCCTTATGTGCTTATTCAAAGGTTATCAAAAGATAAAACCCCCGATGAAATAAAAGTATCTCCTGAATGGAACTTACACAGATTAAAGATATTAAATGAAGTTTCCAACGAATTAAAAAGAAGAAATACAAAACAGGGCGTATATTATAAATATAAATATTAA
- the pheS gene encoding phenylalanine--tRNA ligase subunit alpha yields the protein MELHIDEKKLLKIFQDSGKEEFNVKELAENELMGSETKVMRTALWLSGKGLVEIIENKKEYIKLTERGEKALNEGFPERKIANYLKEKGINSIPIKDLNKILDKSEISPALGNLKKKKIARIDKGNIVIDDLDYVDEEEELLKKIKTNNNLKEYNNVDNKKAIDNLKKRGFIEIEEDIDRIIKLTEKGKEFIKNPIEIKEEISQLTREHIISGKWKEYHIRPYDVNIPTEDIYPAKLHPMTRVIHEVKDILIGMGFKEVKNPIVETEFWNFDVLFEPQDHPARDMQDTFFLRYPNKGDVPSELLKKVKEMHEKGIFNGEKISKGWNYKFDENISKRTVLRTHTTVSSIKYLASLSDEEKNGAHKVFCIDRVFRNEAIDYKHLPEFYQCEGIIMDEDVNFDNLMGILIEFLKRLGFDKVRVRPSYFPFTEPSLEAEVYLEGKGWLELLGAGMFRPEVLKPIGIEKPVLAWGIGLSRLAMLRLGLNDIRELHRNELNWLKKVKYRANI from the coding sequence ATGGAATTACATATAGATGAAAAAAAACTCTTAAAAATATTTCAAGATAGTGGAAAAGAGGAATTTAATGTTAAAGAATTGGCAGAAAATGAATTGATGGGCTCAGAAACAAAGGTTATGAGAACTGCATTATGGCTGTCTGGAAAAGGATTGGTAGAAATTATTGAAAATAAGAAAGAATATATTAAATTAACAGAAAGAGGAGAAAAAGCCCTAAATGAAGGTTTTCCAGAACGAAAAATTGCAAATTATTTAAAAGAAAAAGGTATAAATTCAATACCCATTAAGGATTTAAATAAAATTTTGGATAAATCCGAAATAAGCCCCGCATTAGGTAATTTAAAGAAAAAAAAGATTGCAAGGATTGATAAAGGAAATATTGTTATAGATGATTTAGACTATGTGGATGAAGAGGAGGAGCTCCTAAAAAAGATAAAAACAAACAATAATTTAAAAGAATATAATAATGTAGATAATAAAAAAGCCATTGATAATCTAAAAAAAAGAGGATTTATTGAGATTGAAGAAGATATCGATAGAATAATTAAATTGACAGAAAAAGGAAAAGAATTTATAAAAAATCCAATTGAAATAAAGGAGGAAATCTCACAATTAACAAGAGAACATATTATCAGTGGAAAATGGAAAGAATATCATATAAGACCTTATGATGTCAATATTCCAACAGAAGATATATATCCCGCTAAATTACACCCTATGACAAGGGTGATACATGAAGTTAAGGATATTTTAATTGGAATGGGCTTTAAGGAAGTAAAAAATCCTATTGTTGAAACAGAATTTTGGAATTTTGATGTATTATTTGAACCACAAGACCATCCAGCAAGAGATATGCAAGATACATTCTTTTTAAGATATCCAAATAAGGGAGATGTCCCATCTGAGCTCCTAAAAAAAGTTAAGGAGATGCATGAAAAAGGAATATTTAACGGTGAAAAGATTTCTAAGGGATGGAATTATAAATTTGATGAAAATATATCAAAAAGAACGGTTTTAAGAACCCATACAACCGTTTCATCCATAAAATATTTGGCTTCACTATCTGATGAGGAAAAAAATGGAGCTCATAAAGTATTTTGCATAGATAGAGTATTTAGAAACGAGGCTATTGACTATAAGCATCTACCTGAATTCTACCAATGTGAAGGAATAATTATGGACGAAGATGTTAATTTTGATAATCTAATGGGCATTTTGATAGAGTTTTTAAAAAGGTTAGGATTTGATAAGGTTAGAGTAAGACCTTCATACTTCCCATTCACAGAACCTTCATTGGAAGCAGAGGTTTATTTAGAAGGAAAAGGATGGCTTGAACTTTTAGGTGCTGGAATGTTTAGACCTGAGGTGCTTAAACCTATTGGAATAGAAAAACCCGTTTTAGCGTGGGGCATTGGATTGAGTAGGTTAGCTATGCTTAGATTGGGATTAAATGATATAAGGGAGCTCCATAGAAATGAACTAAACTGGCTTAAAAAAGTTAAATATAGGGCAAATATCTAA
- a CDS encoding FeGP cofactor biosynthesis guanylyltransferase HcgB family protein, with product MKIEDSIKRAYEESCHGNRMGDKKEEVELIRQTILNAKNIVIATNNPKKFKVVKDILLEILDKEKNNNISVSKIDLHTEVSDLTRMPVLNKGLIAVDISNADIVIARGRLGVPGSGSMLLIMDNKGRILTGSLSPPSVIHKRNIEDTVKSELIDALKRIGIR from the coding sequence ATGAAAATTGAAGATTCGATAAAGCGCGCCTATGAAGAATCATGTCATGGAAATAGAATGGGGGACAAAAAAGAAGAGGTTGAATTAATCAGACAAACAATACTAAATGCTAAAAATATTGTTATTGCAACAAACAATCCAAAAAAATTTAAAGTAGTAAAGGATATTCTCTTAGAGATATTGGATAAAGAAAAAAACAACAATATATCTGTATCAAAAATAGACCTACACACAGAAGTTTCAGATTTAACAAGAATGCCTGTATTAAATAAGGGATTAATTGCCGTAGATATTTCAAACGCAGATATTGTTATTGCAAGAGGTAGGTTAGGAGTCCCGGGTTCTGGTTCAATGCTATTAATCATGGATAATAAAGGAAGAATATTAACTGGTTCATTATCTCCACCATCGGTTATCCATAAAAGAAATATTGAAGATACTGTAAAAAGTGAATTAATAGATGCACTAAAAAGGATAGGGATTAGATAG
- a CDS encoding DUF1188 domain-containing protein has product MKYGITETVKTIKSKIKVKDIIYDIVEKKTNAIKYFLEGQEFNQTIVFGAYLCGNYMAHALLKDSDEVILVDVYPHLKDMIVSEKITFMDSNKFNLALRNGKLNPDLIVDITGIGGISPEILSKFNPEVLIVENPKCTYDKDIFEIDNSMDRLNTGKKRGLLNTFRSSKVSKTSGTMTLTIDTVLDSCAEIKELDGVLYALPNLKYYEGILFHEKDAKKFIGEVNAPAITVSCLDEYIIPEIDRILSKNMEKINSFVVKAK; this is encoded by the coding sequence ATGAAATATGGTATAACAGAAACCGTAAAAACCATAAAATCAAAAATAAAAGTTAAAGATATTATTTACGATATAGTAGAAAAGAAGACAAACGCTATAAAATATTTCTTAGAAGGGCAGGAATTCAATCAAACAATTGTTTTTGGAGCTTATTTATGCGGAAATTATATGGCACATGCACTGTTAAAAGATTCTGATGAGGTAATTCTTGTAGATGTTTATCCGCATTTAAAAGACATGATAGTTAGTGAAAAAATAACCTTTATGGATTCAAACAAATTCAATTTAGCATTGAGAAATGGGAAACTAAATCCTGATTTAATTGTTGATATAACTGGAATTGGTGGTATAAGTCCTGAAATTTTATCAAAATTTAATCCCGAGGTTCTTATCGTAGAAAATCCAAAATGCACATACGATAAGGATATTTTTGAAATAGATAATTCTATGGATAGATTAAACACTGGCAAAAAAAGAGGTTTGTTGAATACTTTTAGGTCATCAAAGGTTTCAAAAACTTCTGGAACTATGACCTTAACTATCGACACTGTGCTTGATTCCTGTGCTGAAATAAAGGAGCTCGATGGTGTGCTTTATGCATTACCTAATTTAAAGTATTATGAGGGCATATTATTCCATGAAAAAGATGCTAAAAAGTTTATAGGTGAGGTAAATGCACCTGCAATAACTGTAAGTTGTTTGGATGAATACATTATCCCAGAAATAGATAGGATATTATCAAAAAATATGGAGAAAATCAATTCATTTGTAGTAAAAGCAAAATAA
- the argF gene encoding ornithine carbamoyltransferase: MHLLTLGDLERNDVENIIKDAIYFKQNRKTMDILKDKNIALIFESPSTRTRISFDIAVNELGGHSLMLNTGETHLGKKESIKDTARVMSRYVDGIVARVKNHKTLEELAKYGNVPVINALSNLAHPCQILADILTIKEHKNKLKGLKLSYFGDGNNVCNSLLIGGALLGMDVYAATPKGYEPNAMFVKKALEIVDKYGEGSITLTNDPKEGAEDADVLYTDVWISMSDKNKDLDEVNKIFPPYQINEKLLSYAKNNAIVMHCLPANRGMEITDDVIDGKQSVVYDEAENRLHAQKAVFKYIFEKE, translated from the coding sequence ATGCATTTATTGACTTTGGGAGATTTAGAAAGAAACGATGTTGAAAATATTATTAAAGATGCTATTTATTTTAAGCAGAACAGGAAAACCATGGATATATTGAAGGACAAAAATATAGCATTGATATTTGAAAGCCCCTCAACAAGAACAAGAATAAGCTTTGATATTGCAGTAAATGAGTTAGGGGGACATTCTTTAATGCTAAATACAGGGGAAACCCACTTGGGAAAAAAAGAGAGCATAAAAGATACTGCAAGGGTAATGAGTAGGTATGTTGATGGAATTGTTGCAAGAGTTAAAAACCATAAAACACTTGAAGAACTGGCAAAATACGGTAATGTTCCAGTAATTAATGCATTAAGTAATTTAGCACATCCTTGTCAGATATTGGCAGATATATTAACAATAAAAGAGCATAAAAACAAATTAAAAGGTCTTAAATTATCATACTTTGGTGATGGAAATAATGTATGTAATTCATTATTGATTGGGGGAGCTCTACTTGGAATGGATGTATATGCTGCTACACCAAAAGGTTATGAGCCAAATGCAATGTTTGTAAAAAAGGCACTGGAAATAGTGGATAAATATGGAGAAGGTAGCATAACACTAACAAATGACCCAAAAGAAGGAGCAGAAGATGCAGATGTGCTATATACAGATGTTTGGATAAGTATGAGTGATAAAAATAAAGATTTGGATGAAGTAAATAAGATATTCCCCCCTTACCAAATAAACGAAAAACTGTTAAGTTATGCAAAAAATAATGCCATTGTAATGCACTGTCTTCCTGCAAATAGAGGGATGGAAATAACCGATGATGTAATCGATGGAAAACAATCCGTTGTTTATGATGAAGCTGAAAACCGATTACATGCTCAAAAGGCTGTGTTTAAATATATATTTGAAAAGGAATAA
- a CDS encoding cache domain-containing protein, whose protein sequence is MGKLPSIKKFGTKLTIYSIVVALIPILILGIVSINTITKTMDEQAQEKINSDLSTAEGFMEDQNDKLSTVCKYASNSKDTINALKNDNISKLKEIALLTKKSGNADFTTIFNSKGQVVVRSNSNISNDTELLPLVKKALNGKSISSIELLNEDIIKKENLENKTRIEIIESKNYKSSGNLITNNSVKNKSVEKALALVSINPIKDENGHIIGALIVSKVLNKDNYLVDKIKRDTKDTATIFLDGLRISTNVKEDNKRAIGTFVSEEVYNKVIKKGETYYGKAFVVNNWYITAYTPIKNSDGKIIGMLYVGMPEKPFIALQNSIKNSIFGVGILGLLIALMVSFVINDKITKPLKELKKGARTIGKGNYNFRVNVNTNDEFGELAKAFNKMADEIRKSNEKLKKQAEELEKSYNELKELDKLKSDIVAIVSHELRTPLTSIKGYVELVLDGTMGAITESQKKCLEIANKNIDRLKRLIDNMLDLSKIEHGELEMHMEEINLKELVENVVDTLKPLADEKNINIIYKINDIIMKGDKDRITQVLTNLIENAIKFSPVNGKVEIQALKEGNSVHIKIIDNGPGIPKKDLDRIFDRFYQVDSPEKRIKGGSGLGLAVCKSIIETHGGTIWVESKLGSGSVFHIIIPIN, encoded by the coding sequence ATGGGCAAATTACCCAGTATAAAAAAATTTGGAACTAAATTGACGATTTATTCAATAGTTGTTGCATTAATACCTATATTAATTTTAGGTATTGTATCCATAAATACCATAACAAAAACCATGGATGAACAGGCTCAGGAAAAAATAAACTCTGATTTATCCACTGCTGAGGGCTTTATGGAAGACCAAAACGACAAATTATCTACTGTATGCAAATATGCCTCTAATTCAAAAGATACCATAAACGCTCTTAAAAATGATAATATTTCAAAATTAAAGGAAATAGCTCTGCTAACAAAAAAATCGGGAAATGCAGATTTCACAACAATATTTAACAGTAAAGGACAGGTTGTGGTAAGGTCAAACAGTAATATATCAAATGATACCGAGCTCCTACCACTTGTAAAAAAAGCACTTAACGGAAAAAGTATATCTTCTATTGAACTACTAAATGAAGATATCATAAAAAAAGAAAATCTTGAAAATAAAACAAGAATAGAAATTATTGAATCGAAAAATTATAAAAGTTCAGGAAACTTAATTACAAATAATTCAGTTAAAAACAAATCTGTGGAAAAAGCCCTTGCATTGGTATCCATTAACCCAATAAAAGATGAAAATGGACATATTATTGGAGCTTTAATAGTATCAAAGGTTCTAAATAAAGACAATTATCTTGTCGATAAAATAAAGAGGGATACAAAAGATACTGCAACAATATTTTTGGATGGTCTTAGAATATCCACAAATGTTAAAGAGGATAACAAACGGGCAATAGGAACTTTTGTTTCAGAGGAAGTATATAACAAAGTTATAAAAAAAGGAGAAACCTATTATGGAAAGGCTTTTGTTGTTAATAACTGGTATATAACTGCATATACGCCTATAAAAAATAGCGATGGTAAAATTATTGGAATGTTATATGTGGGAATGCCTGAAAAACCATTTATAGCTCTTCAAAATAGTATTAAAAACTCGATATTTGGAGTCGGAATATTGGGGTTATTAATAGCTTTAATGGTATCTTTTGTAATAAATGATAAGATTACAAAACCACTAAAAGAGTTAAAAAAAGGAGCAAGGACAATAGGTAAGGGAAATTATAATTTTAGAGTTAATGTAAATACAAACGATGAATTTGGAGAATTGGCTAAGGCATTTAATAAAATGGCTGATGAGATAAGAAAATCTAACGAGAAGTTGAAAAAACAGGCAGAAGAATTAGAAAAATCATATAATGAACTTAAAGAATTGGATAAACTAAAATCAGACATCGTAGCAATAGTATCCCACGAGTTAAGAACACCATTAACATCAATAAAAGGATATGTAGAGCTCGTGTTAGATGGAACGATGGGGGCAATAACTGAAAGTCAGAAAAAATGTCTTGAAATTGCAAATAAAAATATTGATAGATTAAAGAGATTGATAGATAACATGCTTGATTTATCAAAAATAGAGCATGGAGAGTTAGAAATGCATATGGAAGAAATAAATTTAAAGGAGCTCGTAGAAAATGTTGTTGATACCTTAAAACCACTTGCGGATGAAAAAAATATTAATATAATCTATAAAATAAATGATATAATTATGAAAGGGGATAAAGACAGAATAACTCAGGTTTTAACCAACCTAATTGAAAATGCCATAAAATTTTCGCCAGTAAATGGAAAAGTAGAAATTCAGGCATTAAAAGAGGGTAATTCTGTCCATATAAAAATTATAGATAATGGCCCGGGTATTCCTAAGAAAGATTTGGATAGAATATTTGACAGATTTTATCAGGTGGATTCCCCTGAAAAACGAATAAAAGGAGGTTCTGGATTGGGTTTGGCAGTATGCAAAAGCATTATAGAAACCCATGGAGGAACTATATGGGTAGAGAGTAAATTAGGTAGTGGAAGCGTATTCCATATAATTATTCCAATAAATTAA
- a CDS encoding response regulator, translating into MAKILVVEDNEDILNLVKIILEVNNHDVLTASDGHEAIKLMENKPDLVLLDIMMPGMSGWDVLDIIRSRDKWKNTPVIALTALAQKKDIETGVKKHVDGYIVKPFEKKELLNIINKVLGEHPNK; encoded by the coding sequence ATGGCTAAAATTCTTGTAGTTGAAGACAATGAGGATATATTAAATCTTGTAAAAATAATATTGGAAGTAAATAATCACGATGTTTTAACAGCATCCGATGGTCATGAAGCCATAAAATTGATGGAAAATAAACCCGATTTAGTATTACTCGACATAATGATGCCTGGAATGAGTGGTTGGGATGTTTTAGATATTATAAGGTCAAGAGACAAGTGGAAAAACACGCCAGTAATAGCATTAACCGCACTTGCTCAGAAAAAAGACATAGAAACGGGAGTAAAAAAACATGTAGATGGTTATATCGTAAAACCCTTTGAAAAAAAGGAACTACTAAATATTATAAATAAAGTTTTAGGAGAACACCCTAATAAATGA